Proteins from a genomic interval of Brachybacterium vulturis:
- a CDS encoding ArsR/SmtB family transcription factor, whose amino-acid sequence MHPSPVDPVPDDEHARIAASTFRMLSDATRVKILWALFIEEASVNVLAEAVGATPAAVSQHLAKLRLAGLVESRKEGTYAFYRASDSHVRRLLAETLSHAEHVTGAATEDDPHSY is encoded by the coding sequence ATGCATCCCTCGCCCGTGGATCCGGTCCCCGATGACGAGCACGCCCGGATCGCCGCGAGCACCTTCCGCATGCTCTCGGATGCCACCCGGGTGAAGATCCTCTGGGCGCTCTTCATCGAGGAGGCCAGCGTGAACGTGCTCGCCGAGGCGGTCGGGGCGACTCCGGCCGCGGTCAGCCAGCATCTGGCGAAGCTGCGGCTCGCGGGCCTCGTGGAGAGCCGGAAGGAGGGCACCTACGCCTTCTACCGCGCCTCGGACTCCCATGTGCGCCGGCTGCTCGCCGAGACCCTCTCCCATGCCGAGCACGTCACCGGGGCGGCGACGGAGGACGACCCGCACAGCTACTGA
- a CDS encoding LppM family (lipo)protein, whose product MNSISTGRRLIAVLLLPFLMVLAGCGKLHADLEIQDVDTINLSYDLAIDKDFATGVYDDANTMCSEMTEELSVGGELAPEVEPYEKDGQLGCLVSGVMTRDNFGSDLSLTEEDGEYHLVLTGDDAAQFEDPAMAELDFDFRMTFTFPGEVIESNGGEIDGNSVTYTDLQQVTQGVDIRADAGDFPWVIVIVVVLVLGFLFLLLLAAIAFFVIRARRNKGGGSTPAGIPGGYGAAAAAGTATPQGQQWGQASPPPAPQPPQAPQDEQPWSRPPQDGQQWGQPGQDRPGQGQQPPQNPGW is encoded by the coding sequence ATGAACAGCATCTCGACAGGGCGGAGACTCATCGCCGTTCTCCTGCTTCCCTTCCTCATGGTGCTCGCGGGGTGCGGGAAGCTCCATGCGGATCTCGAGATCCAGGACGTCGACACGATCAACCTGTCCTACGACCTCGCCATCGACAAGGACTTCGCGACGGGGGTCTACGACGACGCCAACACCATGTGCTCCGAGATGACCGAGGAGCTGTCCGTCGGCGGCGAGCTCGCCCCCGAGGTCGAGCCCTACGAGAAGGACGGCCAGCTCGGCTGCCTCGTCTCCGGCGTCATGACCCGCGACAACTTCGGCTCCGACCTCTCCCTCACCGAGGAGGACGGCGAGTACCACCTGGTCCTCACCGGCGATGACGCCGCGCAGTTCGAGGACCCGGCGATGGCTGAGCTGGACTTCGACTTCCGGATGACCTTCACCTTCCCCGGTGAGGTCATCGAGTCCAACGGCGGTGAGATCGACGGCAACTCCGTGACCTATACCGATCTCCAGCAGGTGACGCAGGGCGTCGACATCCGGGCGGACGCCGGCGACTTCCCCTGGGTCATCGTGATCGTGGTCGTGCTGGTGCTCGGGTTCCTCTTCCTGCTCCTGCTCGCGGCGATCGCCTTCTTCGTGATCCGCGCCCGCCGGAACAAGGGCGGCGGCTCCACCCCCGCGGGCATTCCCGGCGGCTACGGCGCCGCAGCAGCCGCCGGCACCGCCACCCCGCAGGGCCAGCAGTGGGGCCAGGCCTCGCCCCCGCCGGCACCGCAGCCACCGCAGGCTCCGCAGGACGAGCAGCCCTGGTCCCGGCCGCCGCAGGACGGGCAGCAGTGGGGCCAGCCGGGTCAGGACCGGCCGGGTCAGGGTCAGCAGCCCCCGCAGAATCCGGGCTGGTGA
- a CDS encoding cell division protein CrgA, with the protein MARSRKKSPRRSTSNAKATAAATPAEDSPEEAVAGSSKDPVATSARSTGKDPVKRSATGKDPVRSQRPVKPAGGEVAEKAKDSTRSTSVKKAAAAESSRSTRRRVAATTQNPAWLAPTAVVLLIVGLAYLVTYYISAGQLPLPIGDWNLAAGFGVLMVGGGMLMFWK; encoded by the coding sequence ATGGCCAGGAGCAGGAAGAAGTCGCCCCGGCGGTCGACGTCGAACGCGAAGGCCACGGCCGCGGCGACACCGGCGGAGGACTCCCCGGAGGAGGCGGTCGCGGGATCCTCGAAGGATCCGGTCGCGACCTCCGCCAGGAGCACCGGCAAGGATCCGGTCAAGCGCTCCGCCACCGGCAAGGACCCCGTCAGGTCGCAGCGCCCGGTGAAGCCCGCCGGCGGGGAGGTCGCCGAGAAGGCGAAGGACTCCACCCGCTCCACCTCGGTGAAGAAGGCCGCCGCGGCGGAGAGCAGCCGCAGCACCCGCCGCCGGGTCGCCGCCACGACGCAGAACCCCGCCTGGCTCGCCCCCACCGCCGTGGTGCTGCTGATCGTGGGTCTGGCCTACCTGGTCACCTACTACATCTCCGCCGGCCAGCTCCCGCTGCCGATCGGCGACTGGAACCTCGCCGCGGGCTTCGGTGTGCTGATGGTCGGCGGCGGCATGCTCATGTTCTGGAAGTAG
- a CDS encoding DUF881 domain-containing protein: MDAEGVGRRPARTARLRGRIGVALVMVLCGILFATTAGLSDGSSIRDESSDVAGVLEERGRVIEDLTAENAAKRAEIQRLRGTDEGAPAAARTAQVADAVGLSEVSGPALRITLTDAPGSALGAVPGAEPDDLVVHQQDLESYINALWAGGAEAMMLQDQRVINGSAFRCAGNTLLLEGRVYSPPFVVTVIGPVEEMTASLESSPGVRVYREWVDHVGLGEKVETLETTTLPGFVGSLTIDAEVAG, translated from the coding sequence ATGGATGCAGAGGGCGTCGGCCGCCGCCCCGCTCGCACCGCGCGTCTCCGCGGCCGGATCGGGGTGGCGCTGGTGATGGTGCTGTGCGGGATCCTGTTCGCCACCACCGCCGGTCTCTCCGACGGCAGCTCCATCCGCGACGAGAGCAGCGACGTCGCCGGCGTGCTCGAGGAGCGCGGGCGCGTCATCGAGGACCTCACGGCGGAGAACGCGGCCAAGCGCGCCGAGATCCAACGTCTGCGGGGCACGGACGAGGGCGCGCCCGCCGCCGCCCGCACCGCGCAGGTCGCGGACGCCGTGGGCCTCAGCGAGGTCAGCGGGCCCGCCCTGCGGATCACCCTCACCGACGCCCCCGGCAGCGCGCTGGGCGCGGTCCCCGGTGCGGAGCCGGATGATCTCGTGGTCCATCAGCAGGATCTCGAGTCGTACATCAACGCGCTGTGGGCGGGCGGCGCCGAGGCGATGATGCTGCAGGACCAGCGGGTCATCAACGGCAGCGCCTTCCGCTGCGCCGGCAACACCCTCCTGCTCGAGGGCCGGGTCTACTCCCCGCCGTTCGTGGTCACCGTGATCGGACCGGTCGAGGAGATGACCGCCTCGCTGGAGTCCTCGCCGGGGGTCCGGGTGTATCGCGAATGGGTGGACCACGTGGGCCTCGGCGAGAAGGTCGAGACCCTGGAGACCACCACGCTCCCCGGCTTCGTCGGCTCCCTCACCATCGATGCGGAGGTGGCCGGATGA
- a CDS encoding class E sortase: MSPSHRGRRRGSGVIGILGELLLTCGALLLLFLIWQLWWTDVVADREQAGILAGLEQEWGEVDARIVAPRQEGPPPVPATPADTKVWGTMHVPAFDRPEFPLAEGVSLEQVLDVKGAGHYPGTALPGELGNVAIAGHRNTFGRVFEDIARLGAGDPIVVETADAFYVYEVTETLIVQPEDVEVIAPTPGQPGVEPTEQMLTLTACHPMYSARERFIVHAEFAYWTKRADGVPEALADDAAEAEGGAPPATEEES, encoded by the coding sequence ATGAGCCCCTCCCATCGCGGTCGTCGCCGTGGGAGCGGAGTCATCGGGATCCTCGGGGAGCTGCTGCTGACCTGCGGTGCGCTGCTGCTGCTGTTCCTGATCTGGCAGCTGTGGTGGACCGATGTGGTCGCCGACCGCGAGCAGGCCGGCATCCTGGCGGGCCTGGAGCAGGAATGGGGCGAGGTCGATGCCCGGATCGTCGCCCCGCGCCAGGAGGGCCCGCCGCCGGTGCCGGCGACCCCGGCGGACACGAAGGTCTGGGGCACCATGCACGTGCCCGCCTTCGACCGTCCGGAGTTCCCGCTCGCGGAGGGCGTGAGCCTCGAGCAGGTGCTCGACGTCAAGGGAGCCGGGCACTATCCGGGCACCGCGCTGCCCGGGGAGCTCGGGAACGTCGCGATCGCCGGGCACCGCAACACCTTCGGCCGGGTCTTCGAGGACATCGCCCGGCTCGGCGCCGGGGATCCGATCGTGGTGGAGACGGCCGACGCCTTCTACGTGTACGAGGTGACCGAGACGCTCATCGTCCAGCCCGAGGACGTCGAGGTGATCGCGCCGACGCCCGGACAGCCCGGCGTCGAGCCCACGGAGCAGATGCTCACCCTCACCGCCTGCCACCCGATGTACTCCGCCCGCGAGCGGTTCATCGTCCACGCGGAGTTCGCGTACTGGACGAAGCGGGCCGACGGGGTCCCCGAGGCGCTCGCGGACGATGCCGCGGAGGCCGAGGGCGGCGCACCCCCCGCCACCGAGGAGGAGAGCTGA